A single region of the Bacteroidota bacterium genome encodes:
- the hemB gene encoding porphobilinogen synthase, translating into MHTTEESHFAPQTETGPRDFKRLRRTRMTAVLRSMVRETELSKADFIYPLFACPGANVRKEVSSMPGVFQMSVDQIVRECHEVHALGIPAVILFGIPEQKDDVGSEAYDELGIVQRAIHAIKKDVPDLFVITDVCLCEYTSHGHCGIVRGTEIMNDESIDLLAREALTHAQAGADMVAPSDMFDGRVQAIRRILDENDFRSLPIMSYAAKYASGFYGPFREAAESTPKFGDRRSHQMDPANSDEALREVQADIDEGADIVMVKPAMPYLDIIRRVKDTFGMPTAAYNVSGEYSMVKAAGRLGWIDEQRVMMEMLTGIKRAGADLILTYFAKDAAKLL; encoded by the coding sequence ATGCACACGACAGAAGAATCACATTTCGCCCCTCAAACCGAGACCGGCCCGCGCGATTTCAAACGGCTTCGGCGGACACGGATGACCGCGGTTCTCCGGTCGATGGTCCGTGAAACCGAACTCTCGAAAGCCGACTTCATTTATCCCCTCTTCGCCTGCCCGGGGGCGAACGTCCGGAAGGAAGTCTCCTCGATGCCCGGAGTGTTCCAGATGTCGGTCGATCAGATCGTCCGCGAATGCCACGAGGTGCACGCCCTCGGCATCCCCGCGGTGATCCTCTTCGGCATTCCGGAGCAGAAGGACGATGTCGGAAGCGAGGCGTACGACGAGCTCGGGATCGTGCAGCGGGCGATTCACGCGATCAAGAAGGATGTGCCCGATCTCTTTGTCATCACCGATGTCTGTCTCTGCGAATACACATCCCACGGGCACTGCGGTATTGTCCGCGGCACCGAGATCATGAACGATGAATCGATCGATCTCCTGGCCCGGGAAGCTCTCACGCATGCCCAGGCGGGCGCCGATATGGTCGCTCCCTCCGACATGTTCGACGGGCGTGTGCAGGCGATCCGCCGGATCCTGGACGAGAACGACTTCCGCTCCCTGCCGATCATGTCCTATGCGGCGAAATATGCCTCCGGCTTCTACGGACCGTTCCGGGAAGCAGCGGAGAGCACGCCGAAATTCGGAGACCGCCGCTCGCACCAGATGGATCCCGCAAATTCGGACGAGGCGTTGCGCGAGGTTCAGGCCGATATCGACGAGGGCGCCGATATCGTCATGGTCAAGCCCGCGATGCCCTACCTCGACATCATCCGCCGCGTGAAGGACACATTCGGGATGCCGACCGCCGCCTACAATGTCAGCGGCGAGTATTCGATGGTGAAAGCGGCAGGTAGGCTCGGCTGGATCGACGAACAACGCGTGATGATGGAGATGCTCACGGGCATTAAGCGCGCCGGTGCGGATCTCATACTGACCTACTTCGCCAAGGACGCCGCAAAACTTCTGTGA
- a CDS encoding glycosyltransferase, which translates to MRAGEALAAAAESLSVPVTISHQDILDFTFPLFRKLYSKSYYAVVRRSPELWGYLYKRSERTAPRKSKAGLMRLFDHFNYKKYLARLDSLKPDAVICTHFLPYVAIEEKIMRDSWRIPFFAVTTDYDVHSLWISRAIRRFYAATDEAAWTILAHDVPESRTCVSGIPVMPQFRSPAKRLDARRKLELQPKLFTILILSGGYGVGVIDELVPSIAQFLSTRGHRRFQLLVVCGKNPELYAKLNRISFPPNVDVKLYQFIPFVDLAMASSDLLITKAGGLTVSEALASHLPMVILDPFPGQEGRNAEYVVEQGAALTATGFSNLYFKLDRLIEQPALLAAMKRRARAIARPHAATAILEDVLGQI; encoded by the coding sequence GTGCGCGCCGGGGAGGCGCTGGCCGCGGCGGCGGAGTCCCTCTCCGTGCCGGTCACGATCAGCCATCAGGACATACTCGATTTTACCTTCCCGCTCTTCCGGAAACTCTACAGCAAAAGCTACTATGCCGTGGTGCGCCGCTCGCCCGAACTCTGGGGATACCTTTACAAGCGGTCGGAGCGGACAGCGCCCCGGAAGAGCAAGGCCGGTCTGATGCGCCTGTTCGATCATTTCAACTACAAGAAGTATCTCGCCCGATTGGACTCGCTGAAGCCCGATGCGGTCATCTGCACCCACTTCCTCCCGTACGTTGCGATCGAAGAGAAGATCATGCGCGACTCATGGCGGATCCCGTTTTTTGCGGTGACGACCGATTATGATGTGCATTCCCTCTGGATCAGCCGGGCCATACGGCGCTTTTACGCCGCGACCGACGAGGCGGCGTGGACGATTCTGGCACACGACGTTCCGGAGAGCAGGACCTGCGTCTCCGGCATACCGGTCATGCCGCAGTTCAGATCGCCCGCGAAGCGGCTGGATGCCCGCAGGAAACTGGAGCTGCAGCCCAAGTTGTTCACGATTCTGATTCTCTCCGGAGGGTACGGGGTGGGAGTGATCGATGAGCTGGTCCCTTCCATTGCGCAGTTTCTCTCAACCAGGGGCCACCGGAGATTTCAGCTGTTGGTCGTCTGCGGAAAGAACCCGGAGCTCTATGCGAAGCTGAACCGGATTTCCTTCCCACCGAATGTCGATGTGAAGCTCTACCAATTCATTCCGTTTGTCGATCTTGCGATGGCCTCCTCCGACCTTCTCATCACGAAGGCGGGCGGACTGACCGTCAGCGAAGCGCTCGCCAGCCATCTTCCGATGGTGATCCTCGATCCGTTCCCGGGCCAGGAAGGCCGGAATGCGGAGTACGTCGTCGAACAGGGCGCGGCTCTTACCGCAACGGGTTTCTCGAACCTCTATTTCAAGCTCGACAGGCTGATCGAACAGCCGGCGCTTCTTGCCGCCATGAAGCGCCGCGCCCGCGCGATCGCCAGGCCCCACGCCGCCACAGCCATCCTCGAGGACGTGCTCGGACAAATCTGA
- a CDS encoding APC family permease, producing MTLEHPAGLARAMGRWDLIALTIDSILGAGIFFLPAVIAGLLGPLSPYACIACAVVTLTFVLSFAEASSRFESGGGPYRYAYHAFGPFAGFQVGWIVYLTRLAGTAASFGLFTLYLGYFIPGMNAPAVRLGVFLLLTAVLTFINVRGVRYGALTVDFITIAKVLPLVLVVVVGLFFIQGKNLAVETVPPAESFMRSLFLLTFAFGGFEIMTIPSGEAVDPRSNVPRALIAGVFVVAAVYFLLQLVATGVLPGLASEERPIAALAAAVMGPAGARVIAAGAVISTLGLIGGNILGAPRLTFALAENNQLPSIFRHVHPVYKTPDASIYIYAGMVFLLAALSDFVTLAAISIVSRLLFYISTSASVLAFRKESRAPFTIPFGPAIPLLGILFACALLKFTRPEELYYTIGGIAAGTFLYFIVRRKHR from the coding sequence ATGACGCTCGAGCATCCGGCCGGACTCGCCCGCGCCATGGGCCGGTGGGATCTGATCGCGCTGACGATCGACAGCATCCTCGGAGCCGGAATTTTCTTTCTCCCGGCGGTGATCGCGGGCCTCCTCGGGCCCCTCAGCCCGTACGCCTGCATCGCCTGCGCCGTTGTGACACTCACATTCGTCTTGTCGTTTGCGGAGGCATCGAGCCGGTTCGAATCAGGCGGAGGACCCTACCGGTACGCCTATCATGCGTTCGGGCCATTCGCAGGGTTCCAGGTGGGCTGGATCGTCTATCTTACCCGGTTGGCTGGGACAGCGGCAAGTTTCGGGCTCTTTACGCTCTATCTCGGATATTTTATCCCCGGGATGAACGCACCGGCCGTTCGGTTGGGAGTGTTTCTGCTTCTCACGGCGGTTCTCACCTTCATCAACGTGCGGGGTGTTCGGTACGGCGCCCTCACTGTCGACTTCATCACCATCGCAAAGGTCCTCCCGCTTGTACTCGTCGTCGTGGTGGGCCTATTTTTCATCCAGGGGAAAAACCTCGCCGTGGAGACCGTTCCTCCGGCCGAAAGCTTCATGCGCTCGCTCTTCCTGCTGACGTTCGCCTTCGGAGGATTTGAAATCATGACGATCCCGTCGGGCGAGGCCGTCGATCCCCGTTCCAATGTGCCGAGGGCCCTGATCGCCGGAGTGTTCGTCGTCGCCGCCGTCTACTTCCTTCTCCAGCTCGTCGCCACGGGGGTCCTCCCCGGCCTGGCCTCGGAAGAACGGCCGATCGCCGCGCTTGCGGCCGCGGTCATGGGGCCGGCCGGCGCCCGGGTGATTGCCGCGGGGGCGGTGATCTCGACATTGGGACTCATCGGAGGCAACATCCTCGGCGCGCCACGCCTCACGTTCGCGCTTGCCGAGAACAACCAGCTCCCTTCGATCTTTCGCCACGTCCATCCGGTCTACAAAACGCCCGATGCCTCCATTTACATTTATGCGGGAATGGTTTTTCTTCTGGCAGCACTTTCCGATTTTGTGACGCTCGCGGCTATCAGCATCGTCTCGCGCCTGCTATTCTACATCAGCACCTCCGCTTCCGTGCTCGCATTCCGGAAAGAGAGCCGCGCCCCCTTTACGATCCCCTTCGGGCCCGCGATACCGCTGCTGGGAATCCTCTTTGCCTGCGCCCTGTTGAAATTTACCAGGCCCGAGGAATTATATTATACGATCGGCGGGATCGCCGCGGGAACCTTCCTGTATTTCATTGTGAGGAGGAAACATCGCTAA
- a CDS encoding alpha/beta fold hydrolase, protein MKFLTDGISIEYEVSGPRAGLPVVFVHGFPFDRRMWMPQLEALKEQYYAVTYDIRGFGASDAGDGQYSVEYFVDDLIGLLDHLKIPKAVVAGLSMGGYIALRAIERHPDRFRGVILADTRSEPDTNEGKVNRAAQARSVKRDGMKKFADAFLRAAFHPETPERLPEVVRGIRQVIEQTSPVAAAGTLLALAARTDTTPLLFTLTIPALILVGQNDTITPPAASSAMREKIPGAELHIISRAGHLSNLENAEEFNRHLLHFLAWLK, encoded by the coding sequence ATGAAATTCCTGACCGACGGCATCTCGATTGAATATGAAGTCTCCGGGCCCCGGGCCGGCCTGCCGGTCGTCTTTGTCCACGGCTTTCCGTTCGACCGCCGCATGTGGATGCCCCAGCTGGAGGCCCTCAAGGAACAATATTATGCCGTCACGTACGATATTCGCGGCTTCGGGGCGAGCGACGCGGGAGACGGGCAGTATTCGGTCGAATATTTTGTGGACGACCTGATCGGCCTGCTCGACCATCTCAAGATCCCGAAAGCCGTCGTGGCCGGACTCTCGATGGGGGGATACATCGCTCTCCGCGCTATCGAACGGCACCCGGACCGGTTCAGGGGAGTGATCCTCGCCGATACGAGAAGCGAGCCGGACACGAATGAAGGGAAAGTCAACCGGGCGGCCCAGGCCCGGTCCGTGAAGAGGGACGGCATGAAGAAGTTCGCCGACGCCTTTCTCCGCGCGGCGTTTCACCCCGAAACTCCGGAACGGCTCCCGGAGGTGGTGCGGGGGATCCGCCAGGTGATCGAACAGACATCGCCCGTCGCTGCAGCCGGGACGCTCCTCGCGCTCGCAGCCCGCACCGACACCACCCCATTGCTCTTCACGCTCACCATCCCGGCGCTCATTCTCGTCGGTCAGAACGACACCATCACCCCGCCGGCCGCGTCGAGCGCCATGCGGGAAAAAATACCCGGCGCGGAGCTTCACATCATTTCCCGCGCTGGACACCTGAGCAACCTGGAAAACGCCGAAGAGTTCAACCGCCACCTCCTGCATTTTCTCGCCTGGCTGAAATGA
- a CDS encoding TerC family protein produces the protein MSDTFILVLFIVVVLVMLALDLGVFQKRPHFPSMKEAAIWTAVWFLLAMLFCLFIWLNQGSGKAFEYLTGYLVEEALSVDNVFVFIVILTYFAVPKEVHHAVLFWGVLSAIVFRAVFILLGSALVTQFHWILYLLGAFLIVTAVKLAIQRDTQVDPERNPLIRLARRFFPVTREYAGKKFFVRTGGKRSMTPLFLVLLTIETTDIAFATDSIPAIFAITRDAFIIFTSNIFAVLGLRSLYFLVAGFMGQFRFLKYGLSAVLAFIGAKMLLERWVQVPIHVSLLIIFFLLSVAIVASLLRPEKNASAVKP, from the coding sequence ATGAGCGACACCTTTATTCTCGTTCTCTTCATCGTTGTCGTTCTGGTGATGCTGGCTCTCGATCTCGGCGTCTTCCAGAAGCGGCCGCATTTTCCGTCCATGAAGGAGGCGGCAATCTGGACGGCGGTCTGGTTCCTCCTGGCGATGCTCTTCTGCCTCTTCATCTGGCTCAACCAGGGGAGCGGCAAAGCCTTCGAGTATCTCACCGGCTATCTCGTCGAAGAAGCGCTCTCCGTCGACAATGTCTTCGTCTTCATCGTGATCCTCACCTATTTCGCTGTGCCGAAGGAGGTGCATCACGCCGTCCTCTTCTGGGGAGTGCTGAGCGCGATCGTGTTCCGGGCCGTTTTTATCCTCCTCGGATCGGCGCTCGTCACCCAATTCCACTGGATCCTCTATCTCCTCGGCGCGTTCCTGATCGTCACGGCGGTGAAGCTCGCCATTCAGCGCGACACGCAGGTTGACCCCGAGCGCAACCCCCTGATCCGCCTCGCCCGGAGGTTTTTCCCCGTCACCCGGGAGTACGCGGGAAAGAAATTCTTCGTCAGGACCGGAGGGAAGCGGAGCATGACGCCGCTCTTTCTCGTCCTCCTGACGATTGAAACGACAGACATCGCGTTCGCCACCGATTCGATCCCGGCGATTTTTGCCATTACGAGAGACGCGTTCATCATCTTCACGTCGAACATCTTCGCCGTCCTCGGTCTGCGTTCGCTCTATTTCCTCGTCGCGGGATTCATGGGGCAATTCCGGTTTCTCAAGTACGGACTCTCCGCCGTCCTGGCGTTCATCGGTGCGAAGATGCTTCTCGAGCGGTGGGTTCAGGTGCCGATCCACGTCTCCCTCCTGATCATCTTCTTTCTGCTGTCGGTCGCCATAGTGGCGTCACTCCTCCGGCCCGAAAAGAATGCTTCTGCGGTGAAACCGTGA
- a CDS encoding citrate synthase: MNGRNTLTITDNRNGKQYEIPIENETIRAMDLRQIKLKNEDFGMMTYDPAFLNTAACKSSITYIDGDKGILRYRGYPIEQLAEKSNYLEVAYLLIYGELPTKSQYEQWTNHIVMHTLIHENIKKFVDGFHYDAHPMGMLISAVGALSTFYTDAKDISDPESRKRQIFRLVGKMPTLAAFAFRHSVGRPYVYPDNDLTYAGNLLNMLFKMTELKYKVDPVLEHALDVLFILHADHEQNCSTSAMRSVGSSQVDPFSATAAAASALYGPLHGGANEAVLLMLDEIGSKHNVPGFIKSVKEGKGRLMGFGHRVYKNYDPRAKVIKKLADEVFEVTGRNPKLDIALELEHIALQDEYFIKRKLYPNVDFYSGLIYQAMGFPVEMFPVLFAIGRTSGWVAQWEEMLLDPEQKIARPRQIYLGPGMRDYVMMGKRTEEKKS; this comes from the coding sequence ATGAACGGACGAAACACGCTCACGATCACCGACAACCGCAACGGAAAGCAGTACGAAATCCCCATCGAGAACGAGACAATCCGGGCGATGGACCTTCGCCAGATCAAGCTCAAGAACGAGGATTTCGGGATGATGACCTACGATCCCGCATTCCTCAATACAGCCGCCTGCAAGAGCAGCATCACCTACATCGACGGCGACAAGGGGATCCTCCGGTATCGCGGATATCCGATCGAACAATTGGCGGAAAAAAGCAACTACCTCGAGGTGGCGTACCTCCTGATTTACGGAGAGCTCCCCACAAAGTCCCAGTACGAGCAGTGGACGAATCATATCGTCATGCACACGCTGATTCACGAGAACATCAAGAAGTTCGTGGACGGGTTCCATTACGACGCCCATCCGATGGGAATGCTGATCAGCGCCGTGGGGGCCCTTTCGACGTTCTACACCGATGCGAAGGATATCAGCGACCCCGAATCGAGGAAGAGGCAGATTTTCCGGCTCGTCGGCAAAATGCCTACGCTTGCGGCCTTCGCGTTCCGCCACAGCGTCGGCAGGCCGTACGTCTATCCCGATAACGATCTGACCTATGCGGGAAACCTGCTCAACATGTTGTTCAAGATGACGGAACTGAAGTACAAGGTCGACCCCGTCCTGGAACACGCGCTCGATGTCCTCTTTATTCTCCATGCCGACCACGAGCAGAATTGCAGCACCAGCGCCATGCGAAGCGTCGGAAGCTCGCAGGTTGACCCGTTCTCCGCCACCGCGGCCGCCGCATCCGCCCTCTACGGCCCTTTGCACGGCGGCGCGAACGAGGCCGTGCTGCTGATGCTCGACGAAATCGGCTCGAAGCATAACGTCCCCGGGTTCATCAAGTCGGTGAAAGAGGGAAAGGGGCGCCTGATGGGTTTCGGCCACCGCGTGTACAAGAACTACGATCCGAGGGCGAAGGTCATCAAGAAGCTCGCCGACGAGGTGTTCGAGGTCACGGGACGAAACCCGAAGCTCGACATCGCCCTCGAGCTCGAGCACATCGCGCTCCAGGACGAGTACTTCATCAAGCGGAAACTCTACCCGAACGTCGATTTCTACTCCGGATTGATTTACCAGGCGATGGGCTTCCCGGTCGAGATGTTTCCGGTCTTGTTCGCCATCGGCAGGACTTCGGGGTGGGTGGCGCAATGGGAGGAGATGCTGCTCGATCCGGAGCAGAAGATCGCGAGGCCCCGTCAGATCTACCTCGGTCCGGGCATGCGGGACTATGTGATGATGGGAAAGCGTACCGAAGAAAAAAAATCGTAG
- the hemG gene encoding protoporphyrinogen oxidase: protein MAGAGISGLCTAHWLKRRGLDVLVFEQGSEPGGTMRTDREEGWLVEAGPNSALETTPLLGQLLSELGILEQRIYADPAASRRYILREGELRAIPMTPSSALVTRLWSLKGRLRILKEPFVGRATEEESVAGFVTRRLGKEFLDYAINPFVAGVYAGDPRTLSIRSAFPKMYALESKYGGLFRGMLALKRERKGSKNPAGGSRLLTFSGGMQTLPRSLASELGDSLVLNAPVERIIPMRAGRNPIHVVTVRRNGASESIQASAVVLASPAAATAAIIRPIDPEMSKKLESIYYPPVASVFFGFKQDQLARPLDGFGFLVPEVEGRQILGSIWSAALFPGRAPEGCVALTTFVGGARQPGLVSLDDEQLKSLVLKELQSIMGIRGDPLFSRITRWEHAIPQYTMGYESVLRAIDRFEQNFRGAFICSNYRGGIAVGDCVSSASNISEQIVRYLSG from the coding sequence GTGGCCGGCGCCGGGATCTCCGGATTATGCACCGCGCACTGGCTGAAGCGGCGGGGTCTCGATGTGCTTGTCTTCGAACAAGGTTCTGAACCGGGCGGCACCATGCGGACAGACCGGGAAGAGGGTTGGCTCGTGGAAGCCGGGCCCAACAGCGCCCTCGAGACCACGCCTCTCCTCGGGCAGCTCCTGAGCGAACTCGGGATCCTCGAACAACGCATCTATGCCGACCCGGCGGCCTCGCGCAGATATATCCTCAGAGAGGGGGAGCTGCGGGCGATCCCCATGACTCCCTCCTCGGCCCTTGTCACACGGTTGTGGTCGCTCAAGGGCCGGCTCAGGATTCTGAAGGAACCGTTCGTCGGCCGCGCGACCGAAGAGGAATCGGTGGCCGGGTTCGTGACCCGACGCCTCGGGAAGGAGTTCCTGGACTATGCGATCAATCCGTTCGTCGCCGGAGTCTATGCCGGAGACCCCCGGACGCTCTCGATACGCTCGGCGTTTCCCAAAATGTACGCCCTCGAATCGAAATACGGCGGGCTGTTCCGCGGAATGCTCGCGCTCAAAAGGGAGCGGAAGGGCTCAAAGAATCCGGCGGGCGGATCGCGGCTCCTGACATTTTCCGGCGGGATGCAAACCCTGCCCCGCTCGCTAGCGTCGGAACTCGGAGATTCGCTCGTTCTGAACGCCCCGGTGGAGCGGATCATTCCGATGCGCGCGGGCCGCAACCCGATTCACGTGGTCACCGTCCGCAGGAACGGCGCATCCGAATCGATCCAGGCGTCCGCGGTCGTGCTCGCAAGTCCGGCCGCCGCGACAGCCGCAATCATCCGGCCGATCGATCCCGAGATGTCGAAGAAACTGGAATCGATCTATTACCCTCCGGTGGCATCGGTCTTTTTTGGATTCAAACAGGATCAGCTCGCTCGTCCCCTCGACGGCTTCGGATTCCTGGTTCCCGAGGTGGAAGGCCGCCAGATCCTCGGCTCAATCTGGTCGGCGGCGTTATTCCCGGGGCGTGCGCCGGAGGGCTGCGTCGCGCTCACGACGTTTGTCGGGGGCGCCCGCCAGCCCGGCCTGGTTTCGCTGGATGACGAACAGTTGAAGAGCCTCGTCCTGAAGGAGTTGCAATCGATCATGGGAATCCGTGGGGACCCTCTCTTCTCCCGGATCACTCGCTGGGAGCATGCGATTCCGCAGTACACCATGGGGTACGAGAGCGTCCTCCGGGCCATCGATCGTTTCGAGCAGAATTTTCGGGGCGCATTCATCTGCAGCAATTACCGGGGAGGGATCGCTGTGGGAGACTGCGTCTCCAGCGCATCGAACATCTCGGAGCAAATTGTCCGGTATCTCTCCGGCTGA
- the hemH gene encoding ferrochelatase, with protein MRPDAKVGVVLLQLGGPDSLEAVEPFLYNLFCDPDIINFPGAFLARKPLARFIASRRAGKVAGRYREIGGKSPIVDLTAAQARALEAELKRHLPVSVHVAMRYWHPLAEEAIVRMKDEELRKIILLPLYPQYSVATTASSLREWDRQCAVHGYTSVPTETVCCYHNHPLYVSAIVERINQVYPRFASVRPEDVDLIFSAHGVPVKLVEGGDPYERQIGETVALVVESGKWSSPHTLCYQSKVGPAEWLKPSLPDTLRELASRGRKHFLVIPVAFVTEHIETLHEIDIEAREEAMELGVKQFEMMPALNDHPKFIQCLADLVLKNV; from the coding sequence TTGAGACCGGACGCAAAGGTCGGCGTTGTGCTCCTTCAACTCGGGGGGCCCGATTCGCTCGAGGCTGTCGAGCCGTTTCTCTATAACCTCTTCTGCGATCCCGACATCATAAACTTTCCCGGCGCCTTTCTCGCCAGAAAACCGCTTGCCCGGTTCATCGCTTCGAGACGGGCCGGGAAGGTCGCCGGGCGCTACAGGGAGATCGGCGGCAAGTCCCCGATCGTCGATCTGACCGCGGCCCAGGCGCGCGCCCTTGAGGCCGAGCTCAAACGGCACCTTCCGGTTTCCGTCCATGTGGCGATGCGCTACTGGCATCCCCTCGCGGAGGAGGCGATAGTCCGGATGAAAGACGAAGAGCTCCGGAAGATTATCCTCCTCCCCCTCTACCCCCAATACTCCGTCGCGACAACCGCGTCGAGCCTGCGGGAGTGGGACCGGCAGTGCGCCGTGCACGGCTACACCTCCGTCCCGACGGAGACCGTCTGCTGTTATCACAACCATCCGCTCTATGTTTCTGCAATCGTGGAGAGAATCAACCAGGTGTATCCCAGGTTCGCCTCCGTTCGGCCGGAAGATGTCGACCTGATTTTCAGCGCCCACGGCGTGCCGGTCAAGCTTGTGGAGGGGGGCGACCCGTACGAGAGGCAGATCGGCGAGACGGTCGCTCTCGTCGTCGAAAGCGGGAAATGGAGCTCTCCCCATACGCTCTGCTACCAGAGCAAGGTCGGCCCGGCGGAATGGCTCAAACCTTCCCTCCCCGATACCCTGCGCGAGCTGGCGTCACGCGGACGAAAACATTTCCTTGTCATACCGGTCGCCTTTGTCACCGAACATATCGAAACCCTCCATGAAATCGATATCGAAGCACGGGAAGAAGCGATGGAGCTCGGCGTAAAGCAGTTCGAAATGATGCCTGCCTTGAACGACCATCCGAAGTTCATCCAGTGTCTGGCTGACCTTGTCCTCAAGAATGTCTGA
- the hemF gene encoding oxygen-dependent coproporphyrinogen oxidase, which translates to MFKLRVQQYFETLQNTICSALAEADGKGQFREDRWAHPEKGGGVTRVLENGAIFEKAGVNFSAVESGIPAPMAAKLGVDPQPVFATGVSLILHPVSPMIPTVHMNLRYLELANGDAWFGGGADLTPNYLHEEDVAHFHGVMKAVCDRHDSGWHLLFKRACDEYFFIRHRQETRGVGGIFFDYRRDNPGRFFLFVTDLGDQFLTAYLPILRRRQSDAWGPAEKKWQLLRRGRYVEFNLLYDRGTLFGLETQGRIESILVSLPPEARWDYCSEPEPGSREAELLNVLREPRDWI; encoded by the coding sequence ATGTTCAAACTTCGCGTCCAACAATACTTCGAAACGCTTCAGAATACCATCTGCTCCGCCCTGGCTGAGGCTGACGGGAAGGGACAATTCCGGGAGGACCGCTGGGCTCATCCGGAGAAGGGCGGGGGCGTCACACGGGTGCTCGAGAACGGAGCGATCTTTGAAAAAGCGGGAGTAAACTTCTCTGCGGTCGAGAGCGGGATCCCTGCTCCGATGGCCGCGAAGCTCGGCGTCGATCCACAGCCGGTCTTCGCCACCGGCGTGTCCCTCATCCTCCATCCGGTCAGCCCCATGATCCCGACCGTCCACATGAACCTTCGATACCTCGAACTCGCGAACGGCGACGCATGGTTCGGAGGGGGCGCCGACCTGACTCCAAATTACCTGCACGAGGAAGACGTCGCCCATTTCCACGGAGTGATGAAGGCCGTGTGCGACAGGCACGACTCCGGCTGGCACCTTCTGTTCAAGAGGGCGTGCGACGAATACTTTTTTATCAGGCACCGGCAGGAAACGCGGGGGGTCGGGGGAATCTTCTTCGACTACCGGCGCGACAACCCCGGCCGATTCTTTCTCTTCGTCACCGACCTCGGGGACCAGTTCCTGACCGCATATCTTCCAATCCTCCGGCGGCGGCAATCCGACGCTTGGGGGCCGGCCGAAAAGAAGTGGCAACTTCTCCGGAGGGGACGTTATGTCGAATTCAACCTCCTCTACGACCGGGGGACTCTCTTCGGGCTCGAGACGCAGGGCCGCATCGAGTCGATCCTTGTTTCCCTCCCCCCGGAGGCGAGGTGGGATTACTGCAGCGAACCGGAACCCGGATCGCGCGAGGCCGAACTCCTGAACGTCCTCAGGGAACCGAGAGACTGGATTTGA
- a CDS encoding ferritin-like domain-containing protein: protein MTNKKTLIDGLNQDLANELGASILYLYQTSTATGWDGEELREFLTPEVSGEMAHAIFLAEKIAALGGKPTTVPTQYKSPKDVKAMLKYDLALERQVIQNYRERTMQAEEAGEIGLKIKLEELIVEETGHAEQLDRILRGM from the coding sequence ATGACAAATAAGAAAACCCTCATCGACGGATTAAACCAGGATCTCGCCAACGAACTCGGCGCATCGATTCTCTATCTCTACCAGACATCGACCGCCACCGGGTGGGACGGAGAGGAATTGAGGGAATTTCTGACGCCCGAGGTCTCCGGCGAGATGGCGCACGCCATTTTCCTCGCCGAAAAAATCGCAGCCCTTGGAGGAAAGCCGACCACGGTCCCGACTCAATACAAATCGCCGAAGGACGTGAAGGCGATGCTAAAATATGATCTCGCTCTGGAGCGGCAGGTGATTCAGAACTACCGCGAACGCACGATGCAGGCGGAGGAAGCGGGCGAGATCGGCCTGAAGATCAAGCTCGAGGAACTCATCGTCGAAGAAACCGGGCACGCCGAGCAGCTCGATCGCATCCTGAGGGGGATGTAA